From one Lolium rigidum isolate FL_2022 chromosome 4, APGP_CSIRO_Lrig_0.1, whole genome shotgun sequence genomic stretch:
- the LOC124646702 gene encoding putative FBD-associated F-box protein At5g56690, with translation MEHLEVEGETAAERAKLCAGGGGSEDCLSALPDDLLLHILRDLPTAAAARTSVLSRRWRCLWALLPNLYFFPSHNPDSVRGALAALEAMSDDKGPPLRYLFVFPSHASPDSLAAWFPIAARCLAGVLIFDLAAATVAREDGRDTFELPCFNRATELRLGLGFLSVTLPPSGVFTRLTDLSLEELHLHGPCGIGEAVSSPRCPSLQTLKVLNAQGLGNFAIHSESLLKIKLENSCGLQQLTIVAPALKELTVFYCFAHDSNPSQPVADIAAPQLVSLHWRDAYHPSSVQFGEMAQLELLGATFFLVDEADGYEHNRDCVRLLRHFEDVSTLTLQLAYMPEEDIEEDLGEHHYLMEDMARLPYVTFLTLLITAKGHSFGASSFHVLRTCTSIRKLMLIFSSSLHLEAEPACASGCFCDHPPNWKTEELVLNRLREVEINYLKGTEHDFALVKRLFSWATALKTMAISFHISITESMAKELCQRILGFCKPDICLKFYVYHHFCKKVLYVPED, from the exons ATGGAGCACCTCGAGGTCGAGGGGGAGACCGCCGCCGAGCGCGCTAAGTtatgcgccggcggcggcggcagcgaggacTGCCTCAGCGCCCTACCCGACGACCTCCTTCTCCACATCCTTCGGGAcctccccaccgccgccgctgctcgcacCAGCGTCCTCTCCCGCCGCTGGCGCTGCCTCTGGGCCCTCCTCCCGAACCTCTACTTCTTCCCCTCGCACAACCCAGACAGTGTGCGCGGCGCCCTCGCCGCTCTCGAAGCGATGTCAGACGACAAAGGGCCGCCACTCCGGTATCTCTTCGTCTTCCCCTCGCACGCCTCCCCCGACTCCCTGGCGGCCTGGTTCCCCATTGCCGCCCGCTGCCTCGCCGGCGTTCTCATCTTCGACTTGGCGGCGGCGACCGTTGCGAGGGAGGACGGAAGAGACACCTTTGAGCTGCCCTGCTTCAACAGAGCCACCGAGCTGAGGCTCGGGCTAGGGTTTCTTAGCGTCACCCTGCCGCCTTCCGGCGTATTCACCAGGCTCACCGATTTATCCCTGGAAGAACTCCACCTACATGGTCCTTGCGGGATCGGTGAAGCCGTCTCCTCACCACGGTGTCCGTCCTTGCAAACACTCAAGGTGCTCAATGCCCAGGGTCTGGGAAATTTTGCCATCCACTCGGAGTCTCTTCTCAAAATAAAGCTGGAGAATTCGTGTGGATTGCAGCAGCTGACTATTGTGGCACCAGCACTCAAAGAGTTAACTGTCTTCTACTGCTTTGCTCATGATTCAAATCCGAGTCAACCTGTTGCTGACATCGCAGCACCTCAACTGGTGTCACTCCACTGGAGGGATGCTTATCATCCAAGCTCTGTCCAGTTTGGTGAGATGGCGCAGCTGGAATTGCTGGGCGCCACCTTTTTCCTTGTAGATGAAGCAGATGGCTATGAACACAATCGCGACTGCGTCAGGCTGTTGCGCCACTTTGAGGATGTCAGCACTCTTACTCTCCAGCTGGCCTATATGCCAGAAGAAGATATCGAG GAGGACTTAGGTGAGCATCACTACTTGATGGAAGACATGGCAAGGCTCCCTTACGTTACATTCTTGACCCTGCTTATTACTGCAAAGGGACATTCCTTTGGAGCCAGCTCTTTCCACGTTCTCAGGACGTGCACTAGTATAAGAAAGCTGATGCTAATATTTAGTTCTTCTCTGCACTTGGAG GCAGAACCCGCATGTGCATCAGGTTGCTTCTGTGATCATCCACCAAACTGGAAAACCGAGGAACTTGTGCTGAATCGCCTTCGAGAAGTAGAAATCAATTACTTGAAAGGAACTGAACATGATTTTGCTCTTGTCAAACGATTATTCAGTTGGGCAACAGCACTAAAAACAATGGCAATAAGTTTCCATATCTCAATCACCGAAAGCATGGCCAAAGAGTTATGCCAGAGGATACTAGGCTTCTGCAAGCCAGACATATGCCTAAAATTTTACGTGTACCATCACTTCTGTAAGAAAGTCTTGTATGTTCCAGAAGACTAA